CCTTGGCCTCGCGGTACCGGCGGTCCACCTCGTCCCAGTTGACGACGTTCCACCACGCCTCGACGTAGTCGGGCCGCTTGTTCTGGTACTTGAGGTAGTAGGCGTGCTCCCAGACGTCGACGCCGAGGAGGCCGACGTGGCCGTGCATCGCCGGGCTGTCCTGGTTCGGGAGCGCGTGGATGTGGAGGCCCTGCTCGGGGCCGAAGCCGAGCCACGCCCAGCCGGAGCCGAACTGCGTCTTGGCGGCTTCGCTGAACTGCTCCTTGAAGCTCTCGAAGGAGCCGAACGCCTCGTCGATCGCGCTCGCCAGCTCGCCGGTCGGCTCGCCGCCAC
This sequence is a window from Rubrivirga marina. Protein-coding genes within it:
- a CDS encoding superoxide dismutase, whose amino-acid sequence is MAFELPPLPYDYDALEPHIDEQTMRIHHGKHHAGYTTKLNAALEGTQWEDQPIEETLADLDALPEDKRTAVRNNGGGFLNHGIFWTVMSPSGGGEPTGELASAIDEAFGSFESFKEQFSEAAKTQFGSGWAWLGFGPEQGLHIHALPNQDSPAMHGHVGLLGVDVWEHAYYLKYQNKRPDYVEAWWNVVNWDEVDRRYREAKAQMG